In the genome of Mercurialis annua linkage group LG8, ddMerAnnu1.2, whole genome shotgun sequence, the window GATCTCAAGAAGGAGTTCGACACCACCGTCACGGCCCTTAACGAAAAAGTCTCTGTTGCTGAGAAGAGGCTTTATTTGAAGCGGGGCAGGCTGATTCGTGAGAAGGAGAGGCGTCGCCGTAACACCGCCCAGCTAGCCAATGATCTGACTGACTTCACTGAAGCCACGTGGGTACCTATTTGGAGCGTCATCCTGATGGGGACGTTGAATTCTTATATGGTTTTCCCGAGGGGGTTAACAGTGAGAGTGAGCCAGATTCTCCCCAAGACTTGTTTGTCTCTATCAAGCCTGAGAAGGGTGAGAATGCTGCTGAGGTCGCCGAACAGTCTGTCCCAGCGGCCAGTGATTCTGCCAAGGTTGGCGAGGGGCCACATGTACCTGGTTTGGGGGGTAGTCCTGAGGAGAAGGACTTCGGCTTGCTTATATCTTCGGAGCGGCCTTTTGCTGCTCTGGACTTATTGGATCGGCCTTCTGATCTGGAGTCTATCCTTCCAGGGTCCGATCCTCTTAGTCTTGCCGATGTCCCTTCTCCCACCCGTTCTGGCAACATTCATGTTGATGCTTCTTCTTCAGCCAGGTGGGGTTCGCAGGAGGGGCTATCTGTCCCAAACATTTTGGAGGGGAACAAAGAGGCTGCCCCGGAGAAGGTTGAGCCAGAGATCAAGCTTTAGATTCCTCTTTCTCCCTTTAGTTTTTGTATAGGAAGaattttcctttctctttttttttttttattttgtccttgtaatttttttggagGGCGTATTTTACcctcttttaatatatatatatttctttattctgctctttttgcatttttattggGCGATGTTTGCTTAGATCGCATGTATTTATTGTTTCCTTTGTGGGGATGAACTCGTCAGTTCCCCCTTTTTTGGAAATATTTTGGTTAAACAATAATTCTTAGTGATAAGATAATATCTGTGAAATTTCCTTGTCCAAGCAAGGGTAAATTAATATATACTTTGTAGAACTGTGAATACAATACTGTGATCGAAACAATCACTTGAAGGAATTAAAATGTAGTACTGTGATGAAATATCACTTGGAGGAATTTGAAATACAATGCTGTGATGGAATATCACTTGGAGGAATTTAAATGCATACATACTAAATGACTAATTATGCTGAGAGGTGAAGCACTATTGCTAAATTTTCCTTAAGTTGTTGGCGTTCCATGCTCTGGGTATGGTTATTCCCATGGAGTTGGTGAGTTTGAATGTTCCTTCTTTAATGACCTTGCTGATGGTGTAAGGTCCTTCCCAATTTGGTTGCAGCTTTCCGGTCCCTGCTGCTCCCTTCATAACTTCGGTCTTTCTCATGACGAGGTCGCCTAATTCGAACTTTCTTTTTTTAACATGGCTGTTGAAATGTCTTGCCATTTTCTGTCTGTAGGCTTCCATCCTGATATCTGATCTGTTGATCTTTTCGTCCAAGAGGTCCAGATTGTTCCTGAGCTCTGCTTCATTTTCAACTAAGTTTAGTTGGTTGTCTTCTGTCCTTGGCGTGGGTGCGCCGATTTCTACAGGAATTACAGCCTCCGTTCCATAGGCTAGGGCGAATGGAGTTTCGCCCGTTGATTCTCTAGGGGTGGTACGGTAGTTCCATAGGACGCTGTAGAGTTCTTCTACCCATCTTCCTTTGTACTCGTCTAGTCTTCTTTTTAGTCCGGCCAGTAGGATTCTGTTAGCCACTTCGGTTTGCCCATTTGATTGTGGATGGTAAACCGAAGTGAACCTTAGGTCGATCTGATACTCGGCACAAAACTTCCTAAACTTTGCTGAgtcgaactgctttccgttgtctgtgattagcaccttcggtattccaaacctgcacaagatagatctaaagaaaaagttagttatGCGTTGCTGGGTGATTTTTGCCAGTGGTTCTGCCTctatccacttggtgaagtGGTCGATTGCCACTACCAGGAACTTCCGTTGTCCTGTGGCCAAAGGGAGTGGTCCCAGGATGTCCATACCCCACTGGGCGAACGGCCATGCACTGCCGATGGGTTTCATTTCTGAGGCTTGCTTTCTTGGTATCAAAGCATGTTGCTGGCAAGGCCAGCATCCTCTTACCAGCGTTGTTGCTTGTTCTTTCATCGAGGGCCAATAATAGCCTTGTAGCAGGGCTTTCCTGACCAGGGTTGATGCTCCATCGTGTGCTCCGCAGGTTCCTTCGTGTAGTTCTTTCATGATGTACTCTCCTTCTTCTTTGTTCACACATCTTAGCCAGGGATGGGTGAATGACCGCTTGTACAGCTGGCCGTTGTATATTCCGAACTTTGATGATAGTACCACTATTCTTTTAGCTTCCTTCTTATCCTCCGGAAGTGTTCCATCAGCCAGGTATGCTGTGAGGGGGGACATCCAgttttcttcctcttcttccacTATCAGTACTTCGCCTTCTTCGATTTCTCCTTGGAAGCTAGGCTGTCGTTTAATTTCATGAGGGATATTTCTCATCGAATCGTAATTCTTTGTTGCCGCCCACTTTGCCAATTCGTCTGATCTTCCATTCATTGCTCTGGGTATTTGCTGTAACGACCAGGATCGCCCATTATCGGCAAAGAAGGTTTTGGCTTGCTTGGCGTATTTCTTCAATGTAGCTTCCTTTACTTCGAAGTTCCCTGAGACTTGGTTCACGACCAGTTGTGAATCACTGTAGATCTGGACTTCGGAGATATTGAGCTCTTCGCATAATTGCAACCCTGTTATCAGCGCCTCATATTCCGCAACATTGTTGGAAGCTGGAAATTCGAGTCTTGCTGAGTATTCCATTTGGATTCTTCCTGGTCCTTTGAGCACGACTCCGATGCCCGCTCCTTCTCCGCAAACTGCTCCATCTACGTGTATCTCCCAGGGAGTCGTTTTGTCCTCCATGGGTTCTTTGAATGTTAATTCTGCGAAGAAGTCGGCAAGGGCTTGAGCTTTCAGTGCTTTTCGGGCTTCATAGATAACGCCCAGGCTTCCTATTTTGACGGCCCATTCCGCTATGCGTCCACTTGTCTCTGCTTTCTGGAGGATTTTTCGTAATGGTTGGTCGGTTCGTACGATGACTTGGTGTCCTTCGAAGTAATGTCGGAGCTTGATGGTGGCGGTGTATACGCACAGCGCCAGATTTTCCAACTTCGGGTATCTCAGCTCCGCATCTCTGAGTACTTTGCTAATGTAGTAGAGCGGGTATTGTTCTCCCCCTTTTTCCGATACCAATACTCCTGCTATTGTTTCGTCAGAGTaagagatgtataaatataacacgTCGCCCGGATCTGGTCTCGCCAAAAGTGGGGGCGAGGATAGGAAGCTTTTCAATTCCTCAAACGCCTGCTGGCATTCTGTTGTCCATGTGAAGTTCTTGATCTGTTTCAGGGTTTTGAAGAAAGGCAGACATCGTTTTGCCGAGCAGGACATGAACCGACCTAGAGCCGTGATCCGGCCGTTGAGCTTCTGGACTTCATGTATGCTCCGTGGCGGTGTCATTTTTAAGACCGCTTCGATTTTATCTGGGTTAGCCTCAATACCCCGCTGAGAGACCATGTATCCCAAGAACTTGCCTGCCGGTACTCCGAACACGCACTTTTCCGGATTGAGTTTTAGCTGGTATCTCTTTAGCGTCTCTAGGACTATCTTCACATCTGTTGGGTGGTCTTCAGCTCGGATGCTTTTGATGatcatgtcatccacataaacttccatgtgtTTTCCTATCTGATCTCTGAATATTGAGTTCACCAGCCGCTGATATGTGGCTCCTGCGTTCTTCAGACCGAAGGGCATCATCTTGTAACAAAATAATCCCTGGTCCGTTATGAAGGCCGTCTTCTCCTGGTCCTCAGGTGCCATGGGTATCTGATGATATCCCGCCTTGGCATCTAGGAATGTATAGAGGGCGTGACCTGCTGTGGAGTCTACTAACTGATCAATGTGTGGAAGCGGGAAACTATCTTTGGGACATGCTTTATTCAGATCTGTGAAGTCCACACACATTCGGTAAGTGCCATTGGACTTTTTTACCATCACCACATTTGCTACCCACTTGGGGTAATAGGCGTCTTTGATCACGTTTGCCGCTTTTAACCGGGCGACCTCTTCTGCGATGGCGAGTTGTTTTTCGGGCGAGTGCCTTCTCTTCTTCTGTATCACTGCCTTCGCGTCGGTCGCTATGTTTAACCGATGACATATGACGTCCGGGTCTACTCCGATCAATTCGTCTGTTGTCCAGGCAAAGGAGTCTCCAAGCGATCTGAGGTTTTCTGTCAGAGAtcgtttgatttcttcttctagCTCATCTCCAATTTCTATCTCCTTTCCTGGGGATAATTCGATTTTCGCCGTTCGCCCATAATGCTCCGCCCTTTCCTTCTTCTCTGGAGGTTCCATTGTTTGTACTGGCAAGGTTATATGTACTTTCCTGAGAGCTGTAAAGTATGCTTCTCTGGCTGACTTTTGGCATCCTCTGACTTCGGCATCGCCTTCTCTGGTTGGGATTTTCATTAGTAGGTACCTCATGCAAATGGATACGCACGTATCGTGCAAGAGTGGCCTTCCGAGAATCGCGTTGTATGCAAAGTCCATATTGACCACCATGAATTCTGCTCGGATCTCTTTGTAGATCTCTCCATCCCCCAGTTGGATGTTTATCTCCAGTGATCCTTCCACCTGTACAGATTTGCCTCCTAGTCCCACCAGTGGAGTAGAGACATGTGTCAAATTTTCTTTATTGAGTCCAATTCTGCCGAACACCTCCATTGTGATCATGTTTACCGAACTTCCCGTGTCCACAAGCATCCGAGATACTTCGAAATTGTTGAGTCGCCCCTTGACAACTAGGGCGTCCTCATGGGGGACTGATAAGCCATGACTATCGCCCTCCGAAAAAGATACGCTTCTGAATTTCTTAGCATTTGGTGCACCTGGGCTAACTGAGTAGACTGTTCTTGCAGCTTTCTTTCTTGTAGTATTGCTGTCTCCTCCGGTCGATCCGCCCATTATTACGTTAACCACGCCTGCTGGCTCTGGTCTGGGTCTTCTGGCGATTTCTTCTTTccgctctttctttctttctgacTCCGTCTCTCTGGCTTCGGTGTCCCTTTTTACGAACTGGGAAAGGGATCCCCTTTCTATCAGCTTCTCTATCTCCTCCTTCAGGTGCCAGCATTCATCTGTGGTGTGGCCGTTGTCTTTGTGAAATTCACAGTATTTGCTGTTGTCTCTTTTGCTGGCTGATGCAGCGTTCATCTTCCTCGGCCATCTGACCTTCTCTCGGCTGTCTTTTACCCAAAACAGTACGTTGGTTCTGGTCGTGTTCAGGGGCGTATATCGCCTATCTtcgtctttttttcttttatttctgaaatggtCGTTGCCTTTTTCTCCGAACCTCTTTCCTGTGGGCGATCTGTCCCCATTTCTTCTTTCTGCAAACGTTCGTTCTTCTACCCGTCCGAGGCGATTCTCTATCTCTCTCTGGCCATCATCCACTCTGATCTGTGTATGTGCGATGGTCATCAGTGTGGTAaatgattttggtgatttagccAACAATTCCTTTCGTAGGTCGGAGTTGGTAGTTCCATTGAGTAATGCTGTGTAGGCGATCTCCTGGCTCAGGTCTTCTATCTGCATCGCCTCCTTATTGAATCTTTCTACATACTTCCTGAGTGTCTCTCCTTCCCATTGCATGATGGCCAGCAGGTCTGTGGACAGCTTCTTTTGAGGGATGCATGCTACGAATCTAGCCTGGAAAAGTCCTGAGAATTGTTTGAACGTCAGCACTGATCCTGGCTTTAAACTCTGGTACCATTCCTGCGCCAGACCTTTTAAGGTAGTAGGAAAAAGTTTGCATAGTACGTGATCTAAGTTTGTCTGAACATTGATCACCGCTTGGAATTTGTGAATGTGGCTCTTGGGACAGCCTGTTCCATCGTATGATTCCAAATTTGGAGGGTATCTGAACTTTGTAGGGAACTCGTGAGAGATGATGAAATCTGCAAGTGGTGAGTCACTTCGAAGAGAGATGTCTACGTCTTCACATCTTATTCCAAGCCTGCTCATGACTTGGCGGACTTTTTCCTCCAGATGCTCTTCTCCGCCTTTGAGGGTGTGTTGTTCATCCATCCAACGTTCTTCGTCTGGAATTACTATGGGGGCGTTTTGTTTCTTTGCTGAATTCTCCGGGGCACCTTCCTCTCGCATCGGTTCTTTTCCCTTGTCCATGGTCGACGTTGACTTCTGTACTGGTGATTTCGCTGATCCCTGCTCTGGCGACTTTAACGAGATACTCTGTTTGATGTCTTTGAGTAGACTGGTGATTTCTAGGAAAGCCTTGAACATTGCTTGGTTGTTGATTGGCTCTTCCTCAGGTGCTATGGCTATCGGAGGTATCGTCTGTCTTATCGCCAGGGGGTCgctggtttctccttcttcgctGGTTGGGGGGAACAGAATTAGGGCCGGTGGTTCTGTTTCCCTGTCTTCTCTGTTGGTAGCTGGTAGAGTGTTATCTCGTAGGGGATCCATTCTTGAAAAAGCAAATTCTGAAAAAGTATCTAAAAGGAACGACGAAACTGATAAGTTCCACGCTCACCGCACCAAATGGTACAGGTCGATCTTAAagggtcgcccgtactgtttttcctgcacaagtaacaaatataagctcaaaggacctcaggcttgctcagcctgaaagccactccgatgcttaagtcagagagggttttttggtaggtaaatgagtgtaagagtatttaagtctgatttgtgcttacccttctcagcattcggtggcttccttttataatgagtttaaggcggtggttatctggtaaatcgtgggtttgccccacgattattgataatggtgaaggcacgttcccgattatcccgggtagtgggtgtcagggaacagagtggatgaggtcgcctagatggcagacctggatgagtccgcccgagacagacatgggcgatGGGAGATTTGGAGACTCGTTGGGCGAGCCTAGCATTTAGGCGATCCCTGGAGTTCTGATATTATTAGGGCGGTATCAGATGTCCCCCCCTTATAATCTTGctaagtcaaagacttgaagcgccaattttcaaaattcgaatttccgaaattttcgaaacaatttgaatttcaaacgtttccttcaACGGTTACGAATCTGAAGCGTTTTTTGACTATAAAAGAACGCGACTTTTGGTTTTCCATTGATTATTTCGAGGAGTTTCCTGCTGTCAGGCATTCGAGTGTCTAACTTGGCGTATAAAAGAGGTActtattctttaattaaaagttttttactcttaatttttctctctgattctctattaatttttctctctgATTCTCTATTTCTGTTGACGTATTTCTCCAGGCAGGTTTTCTTCGAGTTACATAGCACCAGACTTTCTCTTTTAATCAGTAAGTGGCTTAGCTATTTTTGTTTGTCTTCTTGTTTCCTTCTTCTTGTTTGCCTTCAGATAGTATATTTTTAGGATGTCTACATTAAGGATTTCAGTGTCTtccccttcttcttcctcttcttctgagAGTTCTGCCAGTGACCCTACTTACCCTGCTCCTCTTGCCACCCTCGTTGAGTTATCATCTGACGAGGAAGGGTTGTCTCAGAAGGTGATCCCTGATAGTGAGGAGGGTGTTGATGACAGAGGGCCAGAGGGCGAGGCTCCCCTTGAGGATGCTGGTGGAGATGAGGGCGGAGATGGTGAACTGGGTGATGACGAAGGAGACGAGgaggattttgtttttaaaagacgTAAAGTCTCCTCTGGGACATCTTCTAGTAAGAAAAAACCCTTGTCTGAGTGGACCATCGATCTGGGTCAAGAAGCCCTTGTATGGATTAGGGCGAGGTACGAAATTCCTCCCTTCATTGGCCTTCGGATTCCATCTGAGGGTTCGGCTGTTAGCCAGGTCTTAAAGGATGATGAACAGTTGCTCTTTGTTGAAGATTTTGAGGCGGGTTTAAGGCTACCACTCGATCTCTTCACCCAAGAAGTGTTCGATAATTTTAAGATCCCCTAGGTCAACTCCATCCTAACGCCCACCGTCACTTGACAGGAGTTTTTATTCGTGGACTCCAACTGAAGAGACAGGTGGGCTACGAGATTGTTAGGGCGATCTATTCTTTGGGGAGGAAGAAAAGCGATGAGTTCTTCTACTTGCAACCCGGAAGATCTCCCTTCACTGGCCTTCCCAATTCTTTGAAGCGGTGGAAAGGTTCCTTTGTCATCGCCAAGAAGGAAGGGGGTTGGGGTTCCATTCCGAATGTTTTTGTGGAAGGGCCCCTAAAGTTGGAAAAGGCGAACCTGAGCGAGGTTGATAAAGAGACGTTGCGTCTGCTTCGAGGTGGCGCTAAGGTGCACGTAGTGAATCTGATAGATTCCTACTTTGGCTGGGACCAAAGTGTTGCCTCcaagagaaataagagagtGCAGGGTGGAAAAAGGGGGAAGAGGAAGAATAGTGAGGATAGGAGGGAGACATCGCCTGATAATGGAGACGAGTTCCCTGACATGGGCGAACCACTTCTTTCTTCCCCTCTTAATATTTCTTCTATGCCTCTTAGTCCTTCTGGTACCTTGTTTGTACCATGAAGCTTTTATTTCCTTTAATTTTTGTGAAGCGTTTTCTGAATTTTGTTTACTTTGACTTTTCAGTGCCGAACTTCAAGGAACTTCAGCAGAAGGTCATGGAGGATAGGAAAGCTCGCCGGGAGGCTCGAGAGAGGGAGGCCCTTCCCCAAGCTATTCCCAAGCCGACTTCTGAGGCTAAGAAGGCGCCTGCCAAGAAAGGAGGCGATGTTCCTTCCTCGGCTGGAGGCAAACCACCTTCTTCTCAGAAGGGTGATGAATCTGCTTCCACTCCTAGGGTGGTGCTGCCAGGCTTCCAGATAAAGGAACCTGTCACAAGCCCTCCTCCTCCTGCCGTTCCCTCTTACACCGGGAAGGGGAAGGATAAGATGGAGGTTCCTGCGAAGGAGAAGCATTCCAGGTCCCTTCCTTTGGCTCCCCAAACTGCCCCGGCTGCTTCGACCGGCAGCAAAAGGCGAGCTCCTTCTTCAGGGGGCGAAGATGCTGAGGGGGAAGGACCCTCTATGAAAAGGCCCAGGAGGGACGTAATGGTGACTCAGGTCGACCTGCTCCTTCAGAAGTATGGGGTCGATGCTACTGTGCGTTGTCCTGCCGTTGCCCACGACATCTTCCGGGGTTCCTGCTGCCCTTCGGATGTTGATTACTATTTGAAGAGGCCGGACAACGTACTGATGGACGATTGTTTCTCTAACCTGGCAAAGGTGATTATTTTCTAACCTTTTAATTCGCCTTTTTCCTCCTGTTATGGTTATTTTCTAACTCagctttattttatgtttaggtTGCCTATGCTATCCGTCAATACCGCTCCAACCGTCTTAACGACGAAGAGATGCAGGTGAAGATAAAGACGGAGTACAAGCTGCTGAAGGGAAAGTATGACTCCCTCCGCAGCGAACATCGCGGGTGCACTCAGAAGCTGGACTCTCTTCGTGCTGATGTGGATAGGTTATCCAGAGAGAGGGAGAGTGCTGTGAAGCAGCAGCGTGTGCTATCTGAGGAGGTCGCCCGCCTtaagaaggaaaataaaaatctgGCGGCAGAGGTGGTGTTGAAAAGTACTGATTATGACGATCTCAAGAAGGAGTTCGACACCACCGTCACGGCCCTTAACGAAAAAGTCTCTGTTGCTGAGAAGAGGCTTTATTTGAAGCGGGGCAGGCTGATTCGTGAGAAGGAGAGGCGTCGCCGTAACACCGCCCAGCTAGCCAATGATCTGACTGACTTCACTGAAGCCACGTGGGTACCTATTTGGAGCGTCATCCTGATGGGGACGTTGAATTCTTATATGGTTTTCCCGAGGGGGTTAACAGTGAGAGTGAGCCAGATTCTCCCCAAGACTTGTTTGTCTCTATCAAGCCTGAGAAGGGTGAGAATGCTGCTGAGGTCGCCGAACAGTCTGTCCCAGCGGCCAGTGATTCTGCCAAGGTTGGCGAGGGGCCACATGTACCTGGTTTGGGGGGTAGTCCTGAGGAGAAGGACTTCGGCTTGCTTATATCTTCGGAGCGGCCTTTTGCTGCTCTGGACTTATTGGATCGGCCTTCTGATCTGGAGTCTATCCTTCCAGGGTCCGATCCTCTTAGTCTTGCCGATGTCCCTTCTCCCACCCGTTCTGGCAACATTCATGTTGATGCTTCTTCTTCAGCCAGGTGGGGTTCGCAGGAGGGGCTATCTGTCCCAAACATTTTGGAGGGGAACAAAGAGGCTGCCCCGGAGAAGGTTGAGCCAGAGATCAAGCTTTAGATTCCTCTTTCTCCCTTTAGTTTTTGTATAGGAAGaattttcctttctcttttttttttttattttgtccttgtaatttttttggagGGCGTATTTTACcctcttttaatatatatatatttctttattctgctctttttgcatttttattggGCGATGTTTGCTTAGATCGCATGTATTTATTGTTTCCTTTGTGGGGATGAACTCGTCAGTTCCCCCTTTTTTGGAAATATTTTGGTTAAACAATAATTCTTAGTGATAAGATAATATCTGTGAAATTTCCTTGTCCAAGCAAGGGTAAATTAATATATACTTTGTAGAACTGTGAATACAATACTGTGATCGAAACAATCACTTGAAGGAATTAAAATGTAGTACTGTGATGAAATATCACTTGGAGGAATTTGAAATACAATGCTGTGATGGAATATCACTTGGAGGAATTTAAATGCATACATACTAAATGACTAATTATGCTGAGAGGTGAAGCACTATTGCTAAATTTTCCTTAAGTTGTTGGCGTTCCATGCTCTGGGTATGGTTATTCCCATGGAGTTGGTGAGTTTGAATGTTCCTTCTTTAATGACCTTGCTGATGGTGTAAGGTCCTTCCCAATTTGGTTGCAGCTTTCCGGTCCCTGCTGCTCCCTTCATAACTTCGGTCTTTCTCATGACGAGGTCGCCTAATTCGAACTTTCTTTTTTTAACATGGCTGTTGAAATGTCTTGCCATTTTCTGTCTGTAGGCTTCCATCCTAATATCTGATCTGTTGATCTTTTCGTCCAAGAGGTCCAGATTGTTCCTGAGCTCTGCTTCATTTTCAACTAAGTTTAGTTGGTTGTCTTCTGTCCTTGGCGTGGGTGCGCCGATTTCTACAGGAATTACAGCCTCCGTTCCATAGGCTAGGGCGAATGGAGTTTCGCCCGTTGATTCTCTAGGGGTGGTACGGTAGTTCCATAGGACGCTGTAGAGTTCTTCTACCCATCTTCCTTTGTACTCGTCTAGTCTTCTTTTTAGTCCGGCCAGTAGGATTCTGTTAGCCACTTCGGTTTGCCCATTTGATTGTGGATGGTAAACCGAAGTGAACCTTAGGTCGATCTGATACTCGGCACAAAACTTCCTAAACTTTGCTGAgtcgaactgctttccgttgtctgtgattagcaccttcggtattccaaacctgcacaagatagatctaaagaaaaagttagttatGCGTTGCTGGGTGATTTTTGCCAGTGGTTCTGCCTctatccacttggtgaagtGGTCGATTGCCACTACCAGGAACTTCCGTTGTCCTGTGGCCAAAGGGAGTGGTCCCAGGATGTCCATACCCCACTGGGCGAACGGCCATGCACTGCCGATGGGTTTCATTTCTGAGGCTTGCTTTCTTGGTATCAAAGCATGTTGCTGGCAAGGCCAGCATCCTCTTACCAGCGTTGTTGCTTGTTCTTTCATCGAGGGCCAATAATAGCCTTGTAGCAGGGCTTTCCTGACCAGGGTTGATGCTCCATCGTGTGCTCCGCAGGTTCCTTCGTGTAGTTCTTTCATGATGTACTCTCCTTCTTCTTTGTTCACACATCTTAGCCAGGGATGGGTGAATGACCGCTTGTACAGCTGGCCGTTGTATATTCCGAACTTTGATGATAGTACCACTATTCTTTTAGCTTCCTTCTTATCCTCCGGAAGTGTTCCATCAGCCAGGTATGCTGTGAGGGGGGACATCCAgttttcttcctcttcttccacTATCAGTACTTCGCCTTCTTCGATTTCTCCTTGGAAGCTAGGCTGTCGTTTAATTTCATGAGGGATATTTCTCATCGAATCGTAATTCTTTGTTGCTGCCCACTTTGCCAATTCGTCTGATCTTCCATTCATTGCTCTGAGTATTTGTTGTAACGACTAGGATCGCCCATTATCGGCAAAGAAGGTTTTGGCTTGCTTGGCGTATTTCTTCAATGTAGCTTCCTTTACTTCGAAGTTCCCTGAGACTTGGTTCACGACCAGTTGTGAATCACTGTAGATCTGGACTTCGGAGATATTGAGCTCTTCGCATAATTGCAACCCTGTTATCAGCGCCTCATATTCCGCAACATTGTTGGAAGCTGGAAATTCGAGTCTTGCTGAGTATTCCATTTGGATTCTTCCTGGTCCTTTGAGCACGACTCCGATGCCCGCTCCTTCTCCGCAAACTGCTCCATCTACGTGTATCTCCCAGGGAGTCGTTTTGTCCTCCATGGGTTCTTTGAATGTTAATTA includes:
- the LOC126661872 gene encoding uncharacterized protein LOC126661872, coding for MDKGKEPMREEGAPENSAKKQNAPIVIPDEERWMDEQHTLKGGEEHLEEKVRQVMSRLGIRCEDVDISLRSDSPLADFIISHEFPTKFRYPPNLESYDGTGCPKSHIHKFQAVINVQTNLDHVLCKLFPTTLKGLAQEWYQSLKPGSVLTFKQFSGLFQARFVACIPQKKLSTDLLAIMQWEGETLRKYVERFNKEAMQIEDLSQEIAYTALLNGTTNSDLRKELLAKSPKSFTTLMTIAHTQIRVDDGQREIENRLGRVEERTFAERRNGDRSPTGKRFGEKGNDHFRNKRKKDEDRRYTPLNTTRTNVLFWVKDSREKVRWPRKMNAASASKRDNSKYCEFHKDNGHTTDECWHLKEEIEKLIERGSLSQFVKRDTEARETESERKKERKEEIARRPRPEPAGVVNVIMGGSTGGDSNTTRKKAARTVYSVSPGAPNAKKFRSVSFSEGDSHGLSVPHEDALVVKGRLNNFEVSRMLVDTGSSVNMITMEVFGRIGLNKENLTHVSTPLVGLGGKSVQVEGSLEINIQLGDGEIYKEIRAEFMVVNMDFAYNAILGRPLLHDTCVSICMRYLLMKIPTREGDAEVRGCQKSAREAYFTALRKVHITLPVQTMEPPEKKERAEHYGRTAKIELSPGKEIEIGDELEEEIKRSLTENLRSLGDSFAWTTDELIGVDPDVICHRLNIATDAKAVIQKKRRHSPEKQLAIAEEVARLKAANVIKDAYYPKWVANVVMVKKSNGTYRMCVDFTDLNKACPKDSFPLPHIDQLVDSTAGHALYTFLDAKAGYHQIPMAPEDQEKTAFITDQGLFCYKMMPFGLKNAGATYQRLVNSIFRDQIGKHMEVYVDDMIIKSIRAEDHPTDVKIVLETLKRYQLKLNPEKCVFGVPAGKFLGYMVSQRGIEANPDKIEAVLKMTPPRSIHEVQKLNGRITALGRFMSCSAKRCLPFFKTLKQIKNFTWTTECQQAFEELKSFLSSPPLLARPDPGDVLYLYISYSDETIAGVLVSEKGGEQYPLYYISKVLRDAELRYPKLENLALCVYTATIKLRHYFEGHQVIVRTDQPLRKILQKAETSGRIAEWAVKIGSLGVIYEARKALKAQALADFFAELTFKEPMEDKTTPWEIHVDGAVCGEGAGIGVVLKGPGRIQMEYSARLEFPASNNVAEYEALITGLQLCEELNISEVQIYSDSQLVVNQVSGNFEVKEATLKKYAKQAKTFFADNGRSWSLQQIPRAMNGRSDELAKWAATKNYDSMRNIPHEIKRQPSFQGEIEEGEVLIVEEEEENWMSPLTAYLADGTLPEDKKEAKRIVVLSSKFGIYNGQLYKRSFTHPWLRCVNKEEGEYIMKELHEGTCGAHDGASTLVRKALLQGYYWPSMKEQATTLVRGCWPCQQHALIPRKQASEMKPIGSAWPFAQWGMDILGPLPLATGQRKFLVVAIDHFTKWIEAEPLFDSAKFRKFCAEYQIDLRFTSVYHPQSNGQTEVANRILLAGLKRRLDEYKGRWVEELYSVLWNYRTTPRESTGETPFALAYGTEAVIPVEIGAPTPRTEDNQLNLVENEAELRNNLDLLDEKINRSDIRMEAYRQKMARHFNSHVKKRKFELGDLVMRKTEVMKGAAGTGKLQPNWEGPYTISKVIKEGTFKLTNSMGITIPRAWNANNLRKI